In one window of Thermodesulfobacteriota bacterium DNA:
- a CDS encoding cytochrome bc complex cytochrome b subunit, translated as MKLKQDRKRTGRSRTVKPRTALEYFSFSGTAAAVLLVMQALTGMLLLFYYKPDAKLAFASLEAIRNDLPYGMLFANLHAVGSRAILILVFIHLFRIMLTSAHRGPRRMQWYTGIGLLVIMLLAGFSGYLLPWTQQSYWACVIGTESVRVIPLIGDLLVSAMRGGSAVAGPTLTRFFALHVSLLPLVILIMVWIHLRLVWRTGVIAPADTYAVIDRGLCIYCGACEKECPFAAIRIVPIRGRKTPALNTDKCNACRLCLKNCPAGAIYLRSDILPYQVEPVFPDAVLRRIATVMGVLIAVFIWAFFIFGYEHVPADPLLTPDRIKPEWYFMASYQVLKILPNELLGLGFLAAVFLLTALLPKLDPSGPREITARPVYGIIVGGGILSFILLTAWGVIS; from the coding sequence ATGAAGTTGAAACAGGACAGGAAACGAACGGGCCGGTCCCGGACGGTTAAGCCCCGGACCGCGCTTGAATATTTTTCCTTCAGCGGCACGGCGGCGGCGGTCCTGCTGGTCATGCAGGCCCTCACCGGAATGCTGCTCCTGTTTTACTACAAGCCCGACGCCAAGCTGGCCTTTGCCTCCCTGGAGGCCATCCGCAACGATCTGCCCTACGGCATGCTCTTCGCCAATCTTCACGCGGTCGGCTCCAGGGCCATCCTCATCCTGGTGTTTATTCACCTGTTCCGCATCATGCTGACCAGCGCCCACCGGGGCCCTCGCAGGATGCAGTGGTATACGGGTATCGGCCTGCTGGTCATCATGCTGCTGGCCGGATTTTCGGGCTACCTGCTGCCGTGGACCCAGCAGTCCTACTGGGCCTGCGTCATCGGCACGGAATCCGTCCGGGTCATTCCCCTGATAGGTGACCTGCTGGTATCGGCCATGCGGGGCGGCAGCGCCGTGGCCGGGCCGACCCTGACCCGGTTCTTCGCCCTGCACGTATCCCTGCTGCCCCTGGTTATCCTGATCATGGTCTGGATCCATCTTCGCCTGGTCTGGCGCACGGGCGTCATCGCGCCGGCGGACACCTACGCCGTCATTGACCGCGGCCTGTGCATCTACTGCGGCGCCTGTGAAAAAGAATGTCCCTTCGCGGCCATCAGAATCGTTCCCATCCGCGGACGCAAAACGCCGGCCCTGAACACGGACAAATGCAACGCCTGCCGGCTGTGCCTGAAAAACTGCCCGGCCGGCGCCATTTACCTGCGGTCGGACATCCTCCCCTATCAGGTCGAACCGGTTTTTCCGGACGCGGTTCTGCGTCGAATCGCCACGGTCATGGGCGTTCTCATCGCCGTGTTCATCTGGGCGTTTTTCATCTTCGGCTATGAGCATGTACCGGCCGACCCGTTGCTCACCCCGGACCGCATCAAGCCCGAATGGTATTTCATGGCGTCCTACCAGGTGCTCAAGATTCTACCCAATGAACTGCTGGGGCTGGGCTTTCTGGCGGCCGTTTTTCTGCTGACGGCGCTGCTGCCGAAGCTGGACCCGTCCGGGCCCCGGGAGATCACGGCGCGTCCGGTTTACGGGATCATCGTCGGCGGGGGGATCCTGTCTTTCATTCTACTGACGGCCTGGGGGGTTATATCCTGA
- a CDS encoding multiheme c-type cytochrome has protein sequence MGRYGSTIILLLLIAGPAWPAADDTFLLNDQCVQCHLTGEQTGKPNSVLAWKQSAHFRPDAGCTGCHGSDRFVRQDFRKGHIGLPDRSRITEMCGACHQEQQKQFLEKMSTAGPAVCAVTCTDCHGYHLVRPSDSSLINSVTCGRCHPADRGEVLAAELARLETRLRTLTSTMENHKEGRIPVDTIRRRLAGVKTEVSRTLHSRKFDEVLKYLRTQASGDLDAIENRLSDFSPRTWRLEGVVVTMALVLAFVLVLAYLAGLKRKEQ, from the coding sequence ATGGGACGGTATGGGTCGACGATAATACTGCTGTTGCTGATCGCGGGGCCTGCCTGGCCGGCCGCGGACGATACCTTCCTGCTGAACGACCAGTGCGTCCAGTGCCACCTGACCGGCGAGCAGACCGGAAAGCCCAATTCCGTTCTGGCCTGGAAACAGAGCGCCCATTTCCGGCCGGACGCCGGCTGCACCGGCTGTCATGGCAGCGACCGGTTCGTCCGGCAGGATTTCCGTAAGGGCCACATCGGCCTGCCGGATCGGTCCCGGATCACGGAAATGTGCGGCGCCTGCCACCAGGAACAGCAGAAACAGTTCCTGGAGAAAATGAGTACCGCCGGCCCGGCCGTGTGCGCCGTAACCTGCACGGACTGCCATGGTTACCACCTGGTCCGGCCGTCGGACAGCAGCCTGATCAATTCCGTCACCTGCGGTCGGTGCCATCCCGCCGACCGGGGCGAAGTCCTGGCCGCCGAACTCGCCCGCCTGGAGACCCGTTTGCGGACGCTGACCTCAACCATGGAAAATCACAAGGAGGGCCGGATTCCGGTGGATACGATCAGGCGACGGCTGGCCGGGGTGAAAACGGAGGTGTCCCGGACCCTGCACTCCCGGAAGTTTGACGAGGTGTTGAAGTACCTGCGGACGCAGGCCAGCGGCGATCTGGACGCCATCGAGAACCGGCTGTCCGATTTTTCCCCCCGCACCTGGCGCCTGGAAGGTGTTGTCGTCACGATGGCGCTGGTCCTGGCCTTTGTCCTGGTCTTGGCCTATTTGGCCGGCCTGAAGAGAAAAGAGCAGTGA
- a CDS encoding FAD-dependent oxidoreductase: protein MLEAKKMEDRKPHDSNFTPRMSRRRFLQTGLAATALGAVNLTLPGCGGGNVYLDDYPNVPENKVSLKPNGKSVLILGGGFGGMHAACELVDRGFKVTVIEKSSTLGGKLKSWRDKTFGVPPVDDPEWKGYPRDHGAHAVWGFYNNLREFMFRHDYQLWKFPRESTMYNFLDRDGSQVEMGQPTSWPGPLADLERLLDVSRAFSAMAGERVTPGRHFMGKIGGFDFSDKKQRLYLDSLSFPEWARLVGIPERLTRRFFGPISEMALFDPIENTSALYILMLMSLASGHHSDMAIDIFMHPPGETYVKPIENYIRSRGGEIVFNTPVMKIKHENGRVLGVLAGEEAPAGGVTTWRCNVCGSVFSSPTKPGRCPVCGAPASEIMPFSGGGTREYVADYYVVAMDTPGAKAVSLASGLGGQPYFDNMQKLEATSVYPVNLWYDNCDVWQKRFPGHADFFASSFKLLGITLNWAMDGKVNGKHNNDPLVPDYQGKNINVIETQIANTDLVRNLDDDKIARLVHEELKIALPDLPPPTDWYVNRWDTYSPQRVGYEALRPPIQSPLDNLFFIGDWVRTDHESVYMEKTCVSAKMVTNLILEKAGQKKGRIRILRSGTPNRMISLMRAVESPYP from the coding sequence ATGCTGGAGGCGAAAAAGATGGAAGACAGAAAGCCCCATGACTCGAATTTCACACCCCGGATGAGCCGGCGGCGGTTTCTCCAGACCGGCCTGGCCGCCACGGCCCTGGGCGCGGTGAACCTGACCCTGCCCGGATGCGGCGGCGGCAACGTCTATCTGGACGATTACCCGAATGTGCCGGAAAACAAGGTCAGCCTGAAACCCAACGGCAAATCCGTGCTGATCCTCGGCGGCGGCTTCGGCGGTATGCACGCCGCCTGCGAACTGGTCGACCGGGGCTTCAAGGTCACGGTCATCGAAAAATCCAGCACCCTGGGCGGCAAACTGAAAAGCTGGCGGGACAAGACCTTCGGCGTTCCGCCGGTTGACGATCCCGAATGGAAAGGCTATCCCCGGGACCATGGCGCCCACGCCGTCTGGGGCTTTTACAACAACCTGCGGGAATTCATGTTCCGGCATGATTACCAGCTGTGGAAGTTCCCCCGGGAATCGACCATGTACAATTTTCTCGACCGGGACGGCAGCCAGGTGGAAATGGGGCAACCGACCTCATGGCCCGGGCCCTTGGCCGACCTGGAACGGCTGCTGGACGTGTCCCGGGCATTCAGCGCCATGGCCGGAGAAAGGGTCACCCCCGGCCGGCACTTCATGGGCAAGATCGGCGGATTTGATTTTTCCGACAAAAAACAGCGCCTCTACCTGGACAGCCTTTCCTTTCCGGAATGGGCGCGGCTGGTGGGCATCCCCGAACGGCTGACCCGCCGGTTCTTCGGCCCCATCTCGGAAATGGCCCTCTTCGACCCCATCGAGAACACCTCCGCTCTCTATATCCTCATGCTGATGAGCCTGGCCTCGGGCCATCATTCGGACATGGCCATCGACATCTTCATGCACCCGCCCGGGGAAACCTACGTCAAGCCCATCGAGAACTATATCCGGTCCAGGGGCGGGGAGATCGTCTTCAACACGCCGGTGATGAAGATCAAGCATGAAAACGGCCGGGTGCTGGGCGTCCTGGCCGGAGAGGAAGCCCCCGCCGGCGGGGTCACCACCTGGCGGTGCAATGTCTGCGGTTCGGTCTTCAGTTCCCCCACCAAGCCCGGACGCTGCCCGGTCTGCGGCGCGCCGGCTTCGGAGATCATGCCGTTTTCCGGCGGGGGGACCCGGGAGTACGTGGCCGACTATTACGTGGTGGCCATGGACACCCCCGGCGCCAAGGCGGTGTCGCTGGCCTCCGGGCTGGGGGGCCAGCCCTATTTTGATAACATGCAGAAGCTGGAGGCCACCAGCGTCTATCCGGTCAACCTCTGGTACGACAACTGCGATGTCTGGCAGAAGCGGTTCCCCGGCCACGCCGACTTCTTCGCCTCGAGCTTCAAGCTGCTCGGCATCACCTTAAACTGGGCCATGGACGGCAAGGTCAACGGCAAGCACAACAACGACCCCCTGGTGCCGGATTATCAGGGCAAGAACATCAACGTCATCGAAACCCAGATCGCCAACACCGACCTGGTCAGAAACCTCGACGACGACAAGATCGCGCGCCTGGTCCACGAGGAATTGAAGATCGCCCTGCCTGATCTGCCGCCGCCGACCGACTGGTACGTCAACCGCTGGGACACCTATTCCCCCCAGCGGGTGGGCTATGAAGCCCTGCGGCCACCGATCCAGTCCCCCCTGGACAATCTCTTTTTCATCGGCGACTGGGTCCGCACTGATCATGAAAGCGTCTACATGGAAAAGACCTGCGTCTCGGCCAAAATGGTCACCAACCTGATCCTGGAAAAGGCCGGTCAGAAAAAGGGACGGATCCGGATCCTGCGCAGCGGCACCCCCAACCGTATGATCAGCCTGATGCGGGCCGTGGAAAGTCCTTATCCGTAA
- a CDS encoding 2-hydroxyacyl-CoA dehydratase family protein, which produces MAVNESRDATPPAKAGRARNRGPAVRLRDAGISLKYHFLTQHHLLGALFRNGPMFVVDNYRRYSWMRVLLRNGGKMLDMMTRTRTGRYREANAILSTVMAGGFVRMLEGQYHRRDRLVLHEDMLPPEIFRAMDLEPWMAEMLAIMLPIMEPGAMEAFIDVSENNGIPPDICSLPKGTMGMVLENQLPPVNALVTSNLPCDGGMSSYTLIEKQLKVPTCRVDIPFDFRSERAIRYFIGELRRMIAWLEAHTPGRMDWDRLRNIIEERNRMLALEQELWDMMRISPAPMAAEPVYLSHLWGFNMSPGTPEATDLFRQVAGLCRRNVEEGIGALPEERYRVLLWNPPMAHFGEFFVWAEQAYGVSLIMDSMSFNRQPPIDTSTEESMLRGLAYNIMDGPMARHTRGPCSNFMDDIFHICRVFSIDMIWVAGHIGCKNTQALNGMLRELCRQANIPLLIINYDLMDPRIVTHDGIKEQVNHFMETVMKAERLAP; this is translated from the coding sequence ATGGCCGTAAATGAATCCAGGGACGCGACCCCGCCGGCGAAGGCCGGTCGGGCAAGGAACCGCGGGCCGGCCGTCCGCCTGCGCGACGCCGGCATTTCCCTGAAGTATCATTTTCTGACGCAGCACCACCTCCTCGGCGCCCTGTTCCGAAACGGCCCCATGTTCGTGGTGGACAACTATCGCCGCTATTCCTGGATGCGCGTCCTGCTGCGTAACGGCGGCAAGATGCTGGATATGATGACCCGGACCCGGACCGGCCGTTACCGGGAAGCCAACGCCATCCTGTCCACGGTGATGGCCGGAGGCTTTGTCCGGATGCTGGAAGGCCAGTACCACCGCCGCGACCGGCTGGTCCTTCACGAGGACATGCTGCCGCCGGAAATTTTCCGGGCCATGGACCTGGAGCCGTGGATGGCCGAGATGCTGGCGATCATGCTGCCGATCATGGAACCCGGCGCCATGGAAGCGTTCATTGATGTTTCCGAAAACAACGGCATTCCGCCGGATATCTGCAGCCTGCCCAAGGGGACCATGGGCATGGTGCTGGAAAACCAGCTCCCCCCGGTCAACGCGCTGGTGACGAGCAACCTGCCCTGCGACGGCGGCATGTCGTCCTACACCCTGATCGAAAAACAACTCAAGGTACCCACCTGCCGGGTGGACATTCCCTTTGATTTTCGCAGTGAACGGGCGATCCGTTATTTTATCGGTGAGCTCCGGCGCATGATCGCCTGGCTGGAGGCGCACACGCCCGGCCGCATGGACTGGGACCGCCTGCGAAACATCATCGAGGAGCGCAACCGCATGCTGGCCCTGGAGCAGGAGCTGTGGGACATGATGCGGATCTCCCCGGCGCCCATGGCCGCCGAGCCGGTTTACCTGTCTCATCTCTGGGGATTTAACATGAGCCCCGGTACGCCGGAGGCCACGGACCTTTTCCGGCAGGTGGCCGGGCTCTGCCGCCGGAATGTGGAAGAGGGAATCGGCGCCCTGCCGGAGGAACGATACCGGGTGCTGCTGTGGAACCCGCCCATGGCCCATTTCGGCGAGTTTTTTGTCTGGGCCGAGCAGGCCTACGGTGTTTCCCTGATCATGGACAGCATGTCGTTCAACCGCCAGCCGCCTATAGATACCTCCACGGAGGAGTCCATGCTGCGGGGCCTGGCCTATAACATAATGGACGGTCCCATGGCCCGCCACACCCGGGGGCCGTGCAGCAATTTCATGGACGACATCTTCCACATCTGCCGGGTGTTTTCCATCGACATGATCTGGGTGGCCGGCCACATCGGCTGCAAAAACACCCAGGCCTTAAACGGCATGCTCCGGGAGCTGTGCCGGCAGGCCAACATTCCGCTGCTGATCATCAACTACGACCTGATGGATCCGCGCATCGTCACCCACGACGGGATCAAGGAGCAGGTGAACCATTTCATGGAGACCGTCATGAAGGCGGAGCGGCTGGCCCCCTGA
- a CDS encoding TetR/AcrR family transcriptional regulator — MDNKRVPKQVRGIETRNRIIRSGLSLFSEKGLHGTSSREIAAHAGVAIGSFYIYFKDKRALFIEILQKHRINMMEILDNFSIEVSGVNDRSVLMRKLIEAIWQAHNSIRDFDKIADMLRNQDKEINGILEKQETKVLNQVISLLELNSDQLRKKDVALSAMMVTMIIREFMHTAPPSEHREENNRIVNELVDMISLYLFKI, encoded by the coding sequence ATGGATAATAAAAGAGTCCCCAAGCAGGTCAGAGGCATTGAAACCCGGAATCGTATAATCAGATCAGGGTTGAGCCTTTTCAGCGAAAAGGGACTGCACGGAACCAGTTCCAGGGAAATCGCCGCTCACGCAGGCGTCGCGATTGGCAGCTTTTATATCTATTTTAAAGATAAACGGGCTTTATTTATTGAAATTTTACAAAAGCACCGTATCAACATGATGGAAATTCTCGATAATTTCTCCATTGAGGTATCGGGGGTGAATGACCGCTCTGTTTTGATGCGAAAACTCATCGAGGCTATATGGCAAGCCCATAATTCCATTCGTGATTTCGATAAAATAGCGGATATGCTGAGGAATCAGGATAAAGAAATCAACGGCATACTTGAAAAACAGGAAACGAAAGTTTTAAATCAGGTGATATCGCTTCTCGAATTAAATTCCGATCAGCTCCGGAAAAAAGATGTTGCTCTTTCCGCGATGATGGTAACGATGATCATCCGTGAGTTCATGCATACGGCTCCTCCCTCAGAACACAGAGAAGAGAACAACCGTATTGTGAATGAACTGGTCGATATGATTTCCCTATATTTATTCAAAATCTGA
- a CDS encoding MBL fold metallo-hydrolase, with protein MTIYLKEVDAIELVTLQDNYIDLLSQSDTDIICRAKPLNGNEVTNSILAEHGFSLIITVTAADKNRTVLYDFGFSKDAALQNAQALNVDLSAVEVMALSHGHLDHFGGISTLARHINKKEMAVVLHPAAFKTPRYLKLSEEFKINFPSLTRRELEDSGLRPVETREPHVLLDGLVISSGEIPRSTAYEKGVPYLYCVENGVEKQDPIEDDLALIMSLKGKGLVILTGCAHAGVINTILHAKEITGINQVHAIIGGFHLTGPVFEPIIPVVTDALKEINPRYIVPTHCTGRKAIMHIEKEMPDRFILNMSGTKLLFNAN; from the coding sequence ATGACTATTTATCTTAAAGAAGTAGACGCAATCGAGTTGGTGACCCTTCAGGACAACTATATCGATCTTTTGTCGCAGTCAGATACGGATATCATTTGCAGGGCCAAGCCATTAAATGGGAATGAGGTCACTAACAGTATTTTGGCTGAACATGGATTCTCCCTTATAATTACTGTCACGGCGGCTGATAAAAATCGAACCGTCCTTTATGATTTCGGTTTTTCAAAGGATGCGGCGCTGCAAAACGCCCAGGCATTGAATGTCGATTTGAGTGCCGTTGAAGTTATGGCGCTGTCACATGGGCACCTGGATCATTTTGGCGGCATCTCGACTCTGGCCCGCCATATAAACAAAAAAGAAATGGCTGTCGTTCTCCATCCGGCAGCCTTTAAGACCCCCCGTTATCTCAAACTGTCCGAGGAGTTCAAGATCAATTTTCCTTCCCTGACGCGTCGGGAATTGGAAGATTCGGGGCTGCGCCCGGTTGAAACGCGGGAGCCCCATGTCTTGCTCGACGGACTGGTCATCAGCTCCGGCGAGATTCCCAGAAGTACGGCCTATGAAAAGGGCGTACCTTATCTGTATTGCGTGGAAAATGGCGTCGAAAAACAGGACCCCATCGAGGATGATCTGGCACTGATCATGAGCCTTAAAGGGAAAGGTCTGGTTATTCTGACCGGCTGCGCCCATGCCGGAGTGATTAATACGATCCTACACGCAAAGGAGATCACGGGCATCAATCAGGTGCATGCCATCATAGGCGGATTTCATCTGACCGGTCCTGTTTTTGAGCCGATCATTCCTGTTGTTACTGATGCCCTGAAAGAAATCAATCCACGCTATATTGTCCCCACCCATTGCACGGGAAGAAAGGCGATCATGCACATAGAAAAAGAAATGCCGGACAGGTTTATCTTGAATATGTCCGGAACAAAACTTTTATTTAACGCAAATTAA
- a CDS encoding CGGC domain-containing protein: MKIGILTCSSVTQDLACSSFNCFKELREGEGAFARYNGDVQLAGIINCAGCGTMVAPHKLIHRVKSLTELNVKAIHLSTCMMNLCPFKDKYHKLLSETFPHIKFVKGTHGAPPGLSDENFRKSHQELVSSLVTQRKNMADVIPLIYHSNE, from the coding sequence ATGAAGATAGGCATTCTCACCTGCTCTTCAGTGACGCAGGATCTGGCGTGCTCTTCCTTTAATTGCTTCAAGGAACTCCGGGAAGGCGAGGGCGCTTTTGCCCGTTATAACGGTGACGTTCAACTGGCCGGAATCATCAATTGCGCCGGATGCGGGACAATGGTCGCACCGCATAAACTGATTCACCGGGTAAAATCACTGACCGAACTGAATGTAAAAGCGATTCATCTGAGTACCTGCATGATGAATCTGTGCCCGTTTAAGGACAAATACCATAAACTGCTTTCGGAAACTTTCCCTCATATCAAATTTGTTAAAGGGACACATGGGGCGCCTCCGGGTCTTTCCGATGAAAATTTCAGGAAATCCCATCAGGAGTTGGTTTCCAGCCTGGTAACTCAGCGAAAAAATATGGCGGATGTCATCCCGCTTATTTATCATTCAAACGAATAG
- a CDS encoding TetR/AcrR family transcriptional regulator, with amino-acid sequence MKTGKTIKTQKGRETRERIMKCARELLAESGWSSATMEKISERAGIANCSIVWHFGSKENLFLEIFDGVVDEFEEAFDSYSFPDGDPMDMLRRFLLDYADLIEAYPEIHIIFYSYVFNGNLSGKTGDRIRVMYDGYRRMVSERLKNFIPVDPEKVASALVALIDGMFIQWYVDPNRVNIKQVFERFMNIVLINNTQR; translated from the coding sequence ATGAAAACGGGCAAAACGATCAAGACCCAAAAGGGCAGGGAAACAAGAGAGCGTATAATGAAGTGCGCCAGAGAACTGCTGGCGGAATCCGGTTGGAGCAGCGCCACCATGGAGAAAATAAGTGAAAGAGCAGGTATCGCCAATTGCAGTATTGTCTGGCATTTTGGTTCCAAGGAGAATCTGTTTCTGGAAATCTTTGATGGTGTTGTTGACGAGTTTGAAGAAGCCTTTGATTCTTATTCTTTCCCCGATGGGGACCCGATGGATATGCTCAGGCGGTTTCTCCTTGATTACGCGGACTTAATCGAGGCCTATCCCGAAATTCATATCATATTTTATTCTTATGTTTTCAATGGAAATCTCAGCGGAAAAACCGGGGACCGCATCCGGGTGATGTACGATGGTTACCGCCGTATGGTGTCCGAACGGCTCAAAAATTTTATACCCGTTGATCCTGAAAAGGTCGCATCAGCCCTTGTCGCCTTGATTGATGGGATGTTCATCCAGTGGTACGTGGACCCAAATCGTGTGAATATAAAGCAAGTATTTGAGCGGTTTATGAATATTGTGTTAATTAATAACACCCAAAGATGA
- a CDS encoding methyltransferase domain-containing protein, whose amino-acid sequence MASTGNEYQATGTLLKTLSILMLATGFYSHSSPLIAIGCGYWLAAANPWRYRIMINVGIILHLLGFVRALYCLVSADLSVSHIDLLVSPLVLTVLIKYYPTQYDVLSNVLAYILPTGWMVSGIEAYPALFKKLSDNGIIGSVEGLYINSDAYNILQEEGFLGFTPADEILETARKAGVQSGKTLLDVGCGLGGPACLLAAEFGLNVTGVDLLEWNVTAASTLAASRGVSDKCRFRQANALSLPFEDGNFDYVFAMDAWCHIPDRDKLLGECHRILKQEGTILFHDWIMNKGDSEGFRFIYAFPPLETVDSYSEKLRRAGFEVVCAQLRTEAFRMHTARVRNNLISRKRRMIDTCGRELYDNWDAALLYAIRMIKEERLTSGVFIARKK is encoded by the coding sequence ATGGCCTCGACAGGCAATGAATATCAAGCTACGGGTACGCTTCTTAAAACGCTGTCCATCTTGATGCTGGCTACCGGCTTTTACAGCCACTCTTCGCCTCTTATCGCCATCGGCTGCGGATACTGGCTGGCAGCCGCCAACCCCTGGCGGTACAGGATCATGATAAACGTCGGCATTATCCTGCACCTGCTCGGGTTTGTCCGGGCGCTTTACTGCCTCGTGTCCGCCGACTTGTCGGTGTCTCATATCGACCTGCTCGTATCGCCTCTCGTGCTGACCGTTCTTATTAAGTATTACCCAACGCAGTATGATGTTTTATCAAACGTTCTGGCATATATCCTGCCGACCGGATGGATGGTCTCCGGAATAGAAGCTTATCCGGCGCTATTTAAAAAGCTGTCGGACAACGGGATCATCGGTTCGGTCGAAGGCCTGTATATCAATTCGGACGCGTACAATATCCTTCAGGAAGAAGGGTTTCTGGGATTTACCCCGGCTGATGAGATTTTGGAGACGGCCAGGAAAGCCGGGGTCCAGAGCGGAAAAACCCTGCTCGATGTAGGCTGCGGTCTCGGTGGGCCTGCCTGCCTGCTGGCCGCTGAATTCGGGCTGAATGTTACCGGGGTGGACCTTCTGGAATGGAATGTCACCGCTGCTTCAACGCTGGCGGCTTCCCGGGGGGTGAGCGATAAATGTCGCTTCAGGCAGGCCAACGCCCTTTCTCTTCCGTTTGAAGACGGAAATTTTGATTATGTTTTCGCAATGGACGCCTGGTGCCATATACCGGACAGGGACAAACTGCTCGGAGAGTGCCACCGGATCCTCAAGCAAGAGGGGACCATTTTATTCCATGACTGGATCATGAATAAAGGGGACTCCGAAGGGTTCAGATTTATCTACGCTTTCCCCCCTCTGGAAACCGTTGACAGCTATTCGGAAAAATTACGCCGGGCTGGTTTTGAAGTTGTTTGCGCTCAATTAAGAACCGAAGCGTTTCGGATGCATACGGCCAGGGTCAGGAACAACCTGATTTCCCGAAAGCGCCGGATGATCGACACCTGCGGCAGAGAGCTGTACGACAATTGGGATGCCGCTCTCTTGTATGCCATAAGAATGATCAAAGAGGAAAGACTGACTTCCGGCGTTTTTATTGCCCGGAAAAAATAA